GGTGAGGAGGGCGGGTTTGGTGGGGACAGGGGCAAGCAATCCCttgctcctcccctccctctccccatgccCAAGGGCAGAGGACTGGGCCAGAGAGCCCCTGCCATGCCAGGCTCCTGGGAAATGAGACCCTGACGTTCTGAAGCCCAGAATTCTGTGGGTTGCAGAAGTGAGAAACCCCTGGGCCAGAGCACCACCTCCGAGGACTAACCACGCCCCCAGGATAAGACCGGGGTGGCTCCATCGGAGATGCCCACCCTGGTCTTCCCCTTCGGCCCAGACTCAGCCCCACACCACCCCTCCCTGCACTGAGGAACAGACTGAGGCCAGGTAGGCGGGTCCCCTGCCAGACAGCCGGTGACAGAGCCTCGGGATCcctgctctcctgcctccctgcccgCTGGAGGCCCCAAGAGAGGGCGGGCGAGGGCTCACCTTGACGTCAGTGGCAACTGCTGTGCTGCCCATGCTGCTGCGGCGGCTGCTGGGCAAGGGTGGAGGTGCAGGGCTGGGGGCACGGCTTGGCACCCGGCTTGGGGTGCGGGAGCGGGACTGGCCATCCCAGTACTCCGAGGGTGCTATGGAGTTGCCCGGCCGGTCCAGGAGGTCATCGAGGCTGTGGCTGCCCCGGAGTGGGTAGGACCTAAGTCCAGAGaaaggagggggaaggaagggggtTGGGGCCTGTCCAATCCCTTGTCCTGCCAGTAGCTGGGGCACCTTAGGCAGGAGGCATCCGACAGCTTCCTCCCCGCACCTGCGTGAAAGGAGACTGTTGACTGGAGGGAGGTCCTGAGAGGAGGCAGAGGGATGGACACAGTGACCTTCAGGGCAGAGAGAAGGGCTCAGGGCCGGTGGTTCTCCAGGGGCTGAAGGCGGCTGGGCCCACTCAAGACTGCACCTTGCCacctgggtgcagtgactcatgcctgtaatcccagcactttgggaggccgaggtgggtggatcacctgaggtcaggagttcaagaccagcctggccaacatagtgaaaccctgtctctactaaaaatacaaaaagtagccaggtgtggtggtgtgtgcctgtagtcccagctactcgggaggctcaggcaggagaatcgcttgaatgcaggaggcagaggttgcagtgagccaagatgacaccactgcactccagcctgggtgacagggtgaggctccgtctcaaaaacaaaaacaaaaaagcctgcACCTTGCAGATCCTCTCCGCTGGGCAGTGACACCCTTGCCGGCGTCCtcacccccgccccaccccgaTGACTCAGGTACCTGGAAGGCAGCTCGTTCCCGGGGTTCATGGGCGTCATGGGGGACATGGAGGTCATGGGGGTCACGGGGGTCATGGGATTCACGGGCCCCTCCTCCAGAGCCTTCACGTAGGCCTCGGGGAACCAGCCGCTCCTgtggggcagaggcagaggaCAATGACCAAAAGAAGCCAGGCCTGGGGACAATGACCAAAAGAAGCCATCCTCCCCTCAGGGTCACTGGAAGCTACTTCACCTCGAATTGACAGACTACAGTCAATTCCGTATGTTTACTTCTGTTTTCACCTGCAGGTGCCTACTGATAATAACACACGCTATCCTTTTCCCTAACAGGCTATGTGAGTCAAGGATGGAACGATGTTCCCAGAACATCCCAGGAGGGTGTGACAGCCTCCATCTAGAAGGTTCTATCCTCAGGTCCCCAAGGCATCTGCAGCACACCGTGCTCTGCTGTGGGTCTGTGAAGCAGGCACTCCAGCAGCGGGTGTCCCTATCGTTGGCGTTCTCAGTCATCTCTCTCCCCACTGACCCCCTTCCGTTCCTGTCCCTGTGGTCACCCGCCCAGCTATGGACCTTCGCGCCTAACTATGAGTCCCTCCATACATCACCTATCCCCCACTCACCTGTCTATACTCCATCCCCCGTGTAGCCACGAATCCATCCAGCACCTCCTCACACCTCTCCAATCACCCATCAGTGTCTGTCCACCACATCTGCGCATCCTCCCATGTCCCTAACCACCCAGTCAGTGACCCCCCCCCCAATTTAAGGCCATCCACTTGCACACACAGACCTCCAACTACCCACACGCACATCCCCTGGTCCACCCATTCGCCTGTCCACCATCCATTAAGCACAGGGCCACTCATCCATCTGTGGGCTGGTGTGGGCTGCCACCACCCGCTCTGCCCATGCACGCATTCATCCTGCGCTGCTTCTCTCTTGCAGCAGGAGTGGGCACCGTACACTACCCTGCCCATGAAGCCCCGAGGGGGCACTGCCTGGCTCCAGCCAGCCCCATCTGCCCCGTTTTCCCCTGCAGGACAGTGGTGCCTGTCCATTCCCTCTGCTAGCTGCCAGCCCTGCTGTCCTCCGCGCTTTCTGGCGACCTCACTGTATGAAACTCCCCAACTCCTCCTCCACGTCAAGTGTCAAAACAGCCCAGTTTAGGTGCTTTCAGGATTTCCACTGACCCTGACTGCAAAGAGGTGAGCACATTTAAGCCCCTactcccagcccagccccctgCATCAGAGTTCCAGGGCTGACTCTGCAGAGGGGAAGCAGCCTCCTCCCAGAGacaggcacacagtaggtgctcaagcAATAGGATTTCTGCCATTTCCACACTTTTGGAAGAACCTGCCCATCCCCCAAACTCTGCCCGCTCTCAAGGGCCGTCATCCTGAACTTGGTAAGGCGGCTCTTCCTACTCCCACTGAatgaataaggaaactgaggcagggtgCGGGGGTCGGGAGGAGAGGAGCATTGTCCGAGGCCCCCGGGGGAGGCCAGGGAAGCCTCAGTCCGGCAGGTCCCCGGGTTCCCGGCCCCCAGGGCCTTCTTCTCAACCCACCCCCGGCCCCTCCAAGGCTCCCACTCACGCGGACGAGCCCTCCAGCTTGCCGTAGAGCCAGCCGTTCTGGGCCTCGGGCACCAACACCTCCACCACGTCCCCAGCGGAGAAGCGCAGCAGCGTGTGGTTGGCGCCCTCCGAGTGGGAGACCAGGGCGCGGACTCTCctggcgccgccgccgccgcccgggcGCTCGCCAAAGGAGTTGGAGCGCGAGCTTTGGGCGCTGCCGCTGTAGAGCGAGGCTGTGGGCGGGAGAGCGCGGCGGCACATGGGCAGGAAGTTCTTCCTGGCGTCTGCCCTCGATCCCTCCTGCTGCAGCCCCACCCCCGCGCCTCTCCCGGCCCTCCTGCCGCCCCGGGGCGGGGGCACTCACAGGCCGACGGCGTTCGGGGCAGGGAGCGACGGTCTGGCTCTAGCTGGGACGCGGGCCTCGCGTCGGGCTCGGTGCCGTAGGAGCCGGAGCCGTGCCGGCTGCGGGGGGAGCTGAACTCTCCCAGGGGCCTCGGGGGCTGTGGGGGAGATGGGCAGgggagggtggggcgggggggggcgggggcCGCGCCCTagtccagcccccacccccagtcccAGGCGTTGGCGTAGGGGTTCTGGGGGCGGCGGCCGGGCCACCACGGGGGCGCGGAGAACGCGGGGGGCGCCGAGAACGCGCCGGGGCGGAAGGGCAGGCCGGGGGATGCGGCGTAGAGCGGGAGCCTGGGGGGCAGGAGGCTCCAGGCTGGGGGCCTGAGGCCCCAGGGCCCCGCGGGGGGCGGCGGGGGCGCGAACGGCGGCGGGGGCGCCCAGGGCCTCACCATGTCCAGGCGGGTGGGCGTCAGGCGGCCCGAGGGGTAGGGCAGCCCCAACGCGGGGCCCAGCAGGCCGGGGGAGTGGGCGCGCGACGGGCTGCGGCTGGCCTCAGACTGCTCCTTCCACAGCAGCACGCGGTTCTGGAGCATCCCCCGGGCCTGGCCGGGTGGGGACACGGGGGTCAGCCAGGTCCGGGCGGCTCCCTGAATCCTGGGGACCCAAAATGGCACCCTCGACCTGAGAGCTCAGGCCCTACCAGCTCGGGACGACCGGATTTTCTAGCTGGAAGGAGCCAGAAGCCAGCTCACCGTCCAACCCGCACCCTCCACTTTTGGCAAAGGCGCCTCCATTTTCCACGAAGAGCTTCCTCTGACCCCACGCTTCCCGCGTCAATGTGTGTGCTTTGAGCGGGGCTGTCCTCACCGCCCAGCTTCAGGGGTAGGGGTGGCACCCAGGCCCGGCCACTCAATCACCCCATCCTCCTTCCTGCAGCGATAGGCTCAGCAATGGCGCTTAGATAGAAACTACGACCAAAAAACCCAGTCCCATTACTTACCCTGTAACACTctggaaaatgcattttttttttttttttttttttttagacggagtctggctcggttgcccaggctggagtgcaatggcgcgatctcggctcactgcaagctccgcctcccaggttcatgccattctccttcctcagcctcccgagtagctgggattacaggcgcctgccaccatgcccagctaatttttgtatttttagtagagacagggtttcaccatgttggccaggctggtctcaaactcctgacctcaggtgatctgcctgccctcggactcccaaagtgctgggattacaggcgtgagccgccaagCCTGGCCTAAAACTTCTTTCAATGGCACTGACCTTTCTGTGTTGTCACTCAGTCATAATAAAATCCCAGCTACAATCAGAATGCTGCATTCTCCAGCCATAAAGATCGCTCCCTCTTCTTTTCAAACATCCCTGTCCCTCAAGGCCTAGCTCAAGACGGTCACCTTAAGAAAAGCTCCCTTTGTCGAGCAGTGACTCCGTACCAGGCCCTGCTTTAAACGCTTTATCTGCATTATCTTACTTGATTCTCGCAATAGCCCTGGGTGGTAGGTGCAATTATTATCTCCAGTTTATAAAAGACGATACTGAgggtcagagaagttaagtgactggCTCAAGGTGTCACATTCAGTAAGCGTTAAAGGGGTCTGTGTCGGTCTGTCCTTGAAGATGCCCCCTACGACTACACTTTCAGTGATTTCTGCCTTGAACCTGGCCCCATGACTGAAAACCTCACGTCAAACTCAGGCAGCAATAATGGGAAGGCTTGGTGCCCCCCATCACTGGAGCAACTAGTCTAGCTGGTCACTAAGTGGACAGCCCCTCTGTTTCCCTGCAGTAACTAATTAGCAGACTAGCACAAAGATAAAACCCGAAGGCCTTTGTGCAGAAGTTTCAGAGGCATAAGCAAAGTGAGAGCATTAGGTTCTGCATatctttcttgttgttgttgagacagagtctcactccgttgcccaggctggagtgcagtggcacgatcttggctcactgcaacctccgcctcccgggttcaagtgattattctgcctcagcttcccaagtaactgggactacaggcgtgcgccaccactcctggctaatttttgtatttttagtagagacagggtttcaccatataggccaggctggtctcgaagtcctcaactcgtgatccacccgccttagcctcacaaagtgctgggattacaggtgtgagccactgcacctggtcacaTGTTGTATTTTAAAAGGGATTTAAAAGAGTatcattggattgtttgtaacacgaaggataaatgcttgaggggatggatacccattCTCCAGCATGTCatgattacacattgcatgcctgtatcaaaacacctcatgtaccccacaaatatatacacctactatgtaccacaAAAATTAAATGGTGGGTGAGAAGAAACACTGCATACAGTTTCAAAACCATCAGAGAGGCCATGgggaaaatcttaaaaatatatttacgaAGTGAAACAGCCATTCTAAGTATGACACCAAACCCATAAACTTGAAAAGACCGATACATTTTACTAAATAATGTTTTTGTATAGCAAAACCAATCATAACACAGGCAAATGATAAATGGCAAACTGGCTATTGTATTTGCAACTCATCACCAAGAAAAAGCTGGTTTCAGTAACATATCAAGAGCTCCTACAAATTAATAAGTGGATGAAAAGATACTGGCATGTCACAGCACAGAAAATCCAATGGCTttgaaacatgaaaagatgtcaaGCTCGCGTTTAAGACAAGTATGAGGTAAAGCCACACCGAGATACCATTTTTACCTTTCTAATTAGCCAAGATCAGAAAGTTTGCTCACACACTGTTGTCAAGGGGTGCAGAAGCACAGAAACTCCTGCATCACTGATGGAAGTGTAAACTGGCGCAACCAATGACTATATTCTTGGGCTtaccaattccacttctaggaatttatcctggaGATACATTTGCACAGCTGCAGTAAACGAGAGAAGCTAAGGATGAGGTGGGAAGGCACGTTACTGACTAGACTTGGACTAAGCAAAGACTAATTAGTGAAGATGAATAAGAAAGACAATTTACCGTGCCCAGGCACCTAGAGTTCTTTAAATCTTATTCTAAGGGtgccttctttttttgagagagagagagagagtcttgctctgttgcccaggctggagtgcagtggcgcaatctcggctcactgcaacctctgcctcccgggttcaagccattctcgtgcctcagcctcccgagtagctgggattacaggcatccaccaccattcctggctaatttttgtatttttagtagagacggggtttcaccatgttggccaggctggtcttgaactcctgacctcaggtgatccacccacctcaacctcccaaagtgctgggattacagacttgagccaccacacccacccctaAATGTGCCTTCTACTTATAAATAGAACAAGAAGTAAATATATATGCTTAGCTATCTTAGGAGTTAGATCTTGGATGTTTTAAAGTCCAGCTGGGTCAGACAACATGTTACTTGCTccctatgtgatatggtttggatatttgtcctctctaaatctcatcttgaaatctgaccccccagtgttggaggtgggacctagtgggaggtggtgggtcatgggggcagctccctcataaatggcttggtgctgtaCCCCACGGTAATGAGTGGTATGAGTTCATGCAAGATCTCCTTGTTTAAAAGATTgcagtggccaggcgcagtggctcacaccttaattccagcactttgggaggccgaggtgggtggatcacctgaggtcaggagttcaagaccagcctggccaacatggtgaaaccccatctctactaaaaatacaaaaattaacgggcatggtggtgcatgcctgtaatcccagctactcaggaggctgaggcaggagaatcacttgaacccaggaggtggaggttgcagtgagctgagatcatgccactgcactccagcctgagcgacaagagcagaactccatcttaaaaagaaaaaagagtgtgGCACCCCACCGGCTCCCTCTCTGGCCATGTGATATgaacttcccctttgccttctgccatgattgtaagcttctagAGGCTTCGCCAGGAGCAGATGCGGGCAATgcacttcttgtacagcctgcagaactgagagccaaataaacatcttttaaaataaattacccagcctcaggtattcctttatagcaatgcacaaCAGACTAACACACCATGCATAGAGGAAAATCTGCCTGTTTAACGCACAGCTCCCTCCTGAGGGACCCTCACGCACGAGGAGGCAGTCAAGGAGGGGGTCAGCTCTTCTCTTAATGTTGATGGTTAACTATTTACAGGCAAAAAGGAGTTTAACACAGGTGAAAAAGAGTTTCCTTCCAAAGAAGATCTATAAATAGCTaagaagcacagg
Above is a genomic segment from Pan troglodytes isolate AG18354 chromosome 23, NHGRI_mPanTro3-v2.0_pri, whole genome shotgun sequence containing:
- the BAIAP2L2 gene encoding brain-specific angiogenesis inhibitor 1-associated protein 2-like protein 2 isoform X3 — translated: MAPEMDQFYRSTMAIYKSIMEQFNPALENLVYLGNNYLRAFHALSEAAEVYFSAIQKIGERALQSPTSQILGEILVQMSDTQRHLNSDLEVVVQTFHGDLLQHMEKNTKLDMQFIKDSRQHYELEYRHRAANLEKCMSELWRMERKRDKNVREMKESVNRLHAQMQAFVSESQRAAELEEKRRYRFLAEKHLLLSNTFLQFFGRARGMLQNRVLLWKEQSEASRSPSRAHSPGLLGPALGLPYPSGRLTPTRLDMPPRPLGEFSSPRSRHGSGSYGTEPDARPASQLEPDRRSLPRTPSASSLYSGSAQSSRSNSFGERPGGGGGARRVRALVSHSEGANHTLLRFSAGDVVEVLVPEAQNGWLYGKLEGSSASGWFPEAYVKALEEGPVNPMTPVTPMTSMSPMTPMNPGNELPSRSYPLRGSHSLDDLLDRPGNSIAPSEYWDGQSRSRTPSRVPSRAPSPAPPPLPSSRRSSMGSTAVATDVKVSPRPPSLGASSGQGGRRAGIPRLCHRLSGRGPAYLASVCSSVQGGVVWG
- the BAIAP2L2 gene encoding brain-specific angiogenesis inhibitor 1-associated protein 2-like protein 2 isoform X1 codes for the protein MAPEMDQFYRSTMAIYKSIMEQFNPALENLVYLGNNYLRAFHALSEAAEVYFSAIQKIGERALQSPTSQILGEILVQMSDTQRHLNSDLEVVVQTFHGDLLQHMEKNTKLDMQFIKDSRQHYELEYRHRAANLEKCMSELWRMERKRDKNVREMKESVNRLHAQMQAFVSESQRAAELEEKRRYRFLAEKHLLLSNTFLQFFGRARGMLQNRVLLWKEQSEASRSPSRAHSPGLLGPALGLPYPSGRLTPTRLDMPPRPLGEFSSPRSRHGSGSYGTEPDARPASQLEPDRRSLPRTPSASSLYSGSAQSSRSNSFGERPGGGGGARRVRALVSHSEGANHTLLRFSAGDVVEVLVPEAQNGWLYGKLEGSSASGWFPEAYVKALEEGPVNPMTPVTPMTSMSPMTPMNPGNELPSRSYPLRGSHSLDDLLDRPGNSIAPSEYWDGQSRSRTPSRVPSRAPSPAPPPLPSSRRSSMGSTAVATDVKKLISSEQHPPQELFPRGTNPFATVKLRPTITNDRSAPLIR
- the BAIAP2L2 gene encoding brain-specific angiogenesis inhibitor 1-associated protein 2-like protein 2 isoform X2 encodes the protein MAPEMDQFYRSTMAIYKSIMEQFNPALENLVYLGNNYLRAFHALSEAAEVYFSAIQKIGERALQSPTSQILGEILVQMSDTQRHLNSDLEVVVQTFHGDLLQHMEKNTKLDMQFIKDSRQHYELEYRHRAANLEKCMSELWRMERKRDKNVREMKESVNRLHAQMQAFVSESQRAAELEEKRRYRFLAEKHLLLSNTFLQFFGRARGMLQNRVLLWKEQSEASRSPSRAHSPGLLGPALGLPYPSGRLTPTRLDMPPRPLGEFSSPRSRHGSGSYGTEPDARPASQLEPDRRSLPRTPSASSLYSGSAQSSRSNSFGERPGGGGGARRVRALVSHSEGANHTLLRFSAGDVVEVLVPEAQNGWLYGKLEGSSASGWFPEAYVKALEEGPVNPMTPVTPMTSMSPMTPMNPGNELPSRSYPLRGSHSLDDLLDRPGNSIAPSEYWDGQSRSRTPSRVPSRAPSPAPPPLPSSRRSSMGSTAVATDVKGHKSFCHRQASSHHHQ